One Mycobacterium paraseoulense genomic window, CACCTATTCGTATCTGGCCCAGGGCGCGCTGCTGCGCGACGGCCTTGACCCCTACGCGGTCGGGCCGGTCGCCAACCCGAACATCCTGCTGGACAATGTGAGTCCCATCTGGACGATCACCACCGCCCCCTACGGCCCGGCGTTCATCTTGGTGGCCAAGTTCGTCACCATGGCCGTCGGCAACAACGTGGTGGCCGGGACGGCGCTGCTGCGGCTGTGCATGCTGCCGGGGCTCGCGCTGCTGATCTGGGCCACCCCACGCTTGACCCGCCACCTGGGCACCGACGGCCCGACGGCGCTATGGATCTGTGTTCTCAATCCGCTGGTGCTCATCCATCTGATGGGTGGGGTGCACAACGAGATGCTCATGGTGGGACTGATGGCCGCCGGTATCGCGCTGAGTTTCGCCGGCCGCCACGCTTCGGGTACTTCGCTGATCACCGTGGCGATCGCGGTCAAGGCCACCGCCGGAATCGCCCTGCCGTTCATGGTGTGGGTGTGGACGCGCCATTTGCGCGACCGCCGCGGCTACCGGCAGGCCTGGGCGTTCGTGGCGGCCACGGCGATGTCGCTGCTGATCTTCGCCGTGGTGTTCGGCATCCTGTCGGCCGCGGCCCACGTGGGCCTGGGTTGGCTGACGGCCCTGGCCGGGTCGGTGAAGATCATCAACTGGCTGACGGTGCCGACCGCGGCCGCCAACCTCATCCACGCGGTCTTCAGCGGGGTCTTCGCGGTGCACTTCTACCCCCTGCTGCGGATCACCCGGTTCGTCGGGATCGCGATCATCGCGGTGTCGCTGCCGCTGCTGTGGTGGCGGTTCCGGCGCGATGACCGGGCCGCGCTGACCGGCATCGCGTTCTCGATGCTGGTCGTGGTGCTGTTCGTGCCCGCGGCCCTGCCGTGGTACTACTCCTGGCCGCTGGCGGTGGCGGCCCCGCTGGCGCAGTCACGACGGGCGATCGCCGTCATCGCGGGCCTGTCGACGTGGGTGATGGTCATCTTCAAACCCGATGGCTCGCACGGGATGTACTCATGGCTGCACGTCTCGCTGGCCACCGCCTGCGCGCTGATGGCGTGGTACAGCCTCTGCCGTGCCCCCGACCGGCGGGCCGGCACAACCGGGGAAGTCTGCGCTCAGTAGGCCATGGCCTGCGCCCGGCGCACGACCTCGCGGGCCTGGTGCGCGTGCAGGGCGTCGACGGGACGGGCGTTGCTGACCACATCCCGGCTGCCGTCATGGGTGATCGTCAGCGACGGGTCGGGGGTGAACAACCACCGCACGATCTCGGTGTCGTGATAGCCGCCGTCGTGCAGGATCGTCAACAGTCCCGGCAGGCTCTTGACCACCTCGCCGGACTTGGTGAAGA contains:
- a CDS encoding Rv2175c family DNA-binding protein, with product MSSIPAGDDVLDPDEPTYDLPRVAELLRISVSKVQQQLREGHLVAVKRNGGVVVPQVFFTKSGEVVKSLPGLLTILHDGGYHDTEIVRWLFTPDPSLTITHDGSRDVVSNARPVDALHAHQAREVVRRAQAMAY
- a CDS encoding alpha-(1->6)-mannopyranosyltransferase A, translated to MTSPTHIPPSHTPATEPPVGEGFSRLRAFATAEQSRPAKLGMLGSLLIAVGGLGAGSIRQHDPLLESIHMSWLRFGHGLVLSSIVLWAGVGLMLIAWVGLGRRVLAGEMTEFMMKATTGFWLAPLLLSVPVFSRDTYSYLAQGALLRDGLDPYAVGPVANPNILLDNVSPIWTITTAPYGPAFILVAKFVTMAVGNNVVAGTALLRLCMLPGLALLIWATPRLTRHLGTDGPTALWICVLNPLVLIHLMGGVHNEMLMVGLMAAGIALSFAGRHASGTSLITVAIAVKATAGIALPFMVWVWTRHLRDRRGYRQAWAFVAATAMSLLIFAVVFGILSAAAHVGLGWLTALAGSVKIINWLTVPTAAANLIHAVFSGVFAVHFYPLLRITRFVGIAIIAVSLPLLWWRFRRDDRAALTGIAFSMLVVVLFVPAALPWYYSWPLAVAAPLAQSRRAIAVIAGLSTWVMVIFKPDGSHGMYSWLHVSLATACALMAWYSLCRAPDRRAGTTGEVCAQ